One stretch of Bradyrhizobium canariense DNA includes these proteins:
- a CDS encoding nuclear transport factor 2 family protein: protein MSTLDTIRLRLLENLFVAFNHHDVAAVMACMTNDIVFDAAAGPEICGRRLSGTDTVRAVFEATWTNMPDVSWQCTRHEVFGDRGISEWIFRATTKDGQRIEAEGCDLFVFRGEKICSKSAFRKDRPLQPALRAVDTAAR from the coding sequence ATGTCCACTCTCGATACTATCCGGCTTCGCCTTCTCGAAAACCTGTTCGTCGCCTTCAACCATCATGATGTTGCGGCCGTCATGGCCTGCATGACCAATGACATCGTCTTCGATGCCGCCGCCGGTCCCGAGATTTGCGGCCGTCGGCTATCCGGTACTGATACGGTTCGCGCGGTGTTCGAAGCTACATGGACCAACATGCCCGACGTAAGTTGGCAGTGTACCCGTCACGAGGTGTTCGGCGATCGCGGCATTTCAGAGTGGATTTTTCGCGCCACCACCAAAGACGGACAGCGCATTGAGGCCGAAGGGTGCGATCTCTTCGTGTTTCGCGGTGAGAAGATCTGTTCCAAGAGCGCCTTCCGTAAGGACCGGCCGCTGCAGCCGGCGCTTCGCGCAGTGGACACCGCTGCGCGATGA
- a CDS encoding ABC transporter permease, with product MTTLDTSTPLAIETVDLPARPAASPGRVALRQFLRSPSGVIGACLLLLLILGTAIGPMLYPVDPLDLVGAPFTAPSADAWLGTDYLGRDVMAGLIYGGRATLTVGAVAALITIAIGLSVGALSGFFGGAIDTALVKVTEFFQILPPLLFAMVLVTLFGQKLTTITLAIGAVSWTSAARLTRAEFMRLRNLDFVKAARAAGAGDTHLILRVLLPNALPPVIVSATLAIGVAILFEGGLSFLGLGDPNTMSWGLMLGQNRNYVLDAWWAVTFPGAAIFLAVLAISLVGDGVNDAVNPRLRRRT from the coding sequence ATGACCACCCTCGATACATCGACGCCTCTCGCCATCGAAACCGTTGATCTGCCGGCACGACCGGCCGCTTCGCCCGGGCGCGTAGCGCTGCGTCAGTTCTTGCGCAGCCCGTCCGGCGTCATCGGAGCCTGCCTGCTGCTCCTTCTCATTCTTGGAACGGCCATCGGTCCGATGCTGTACCCAGTCGATCCGCTGGATCTTGTCGGAGCTCCGTTTACAGCGCCATCCGCCGACGCTTGGCTCGGCACAGACTATCTCGGCCGAGATGTGATGGCTGGATTGATTTACGGTGGACGTGCGACCCTGACCGTGGGCGCCGTCGCGGCGCTGATCACAATCGCCATCGGACTGAGCGTCGGTGCGCTCAGCGGTTTCTTCGGCGGAGCCATCGACACAGCATTGGTGAAGGTGACCGAATTTTTCCAGATCCTGCCGCCCTTGTTGTTTGCGATGGTGCTTGTGACGCTGTTCGGACAAAAGCTGACGACGATTACGCTGGCGATCGGAGCCGTAAGCTGGACGTCGGCAGCCCGGCTCACCAGGGCCGAGTTCATGCGGTTGCGGAATCTGGATTTTGTCAAGGCGGCGCGGGCGGCCGGCGCCGGCGACACGCATCTGATCCTGCGGGTGTTGCTGCCGAATGCTCTTCCTCCCGTCATCGTGTCGGCGACGCTGGCCATCGGTGTCGCTATCCTGTTCGAAGGCGGCTTGAGCTTTCTTGGACTCGGCGATCCCAACACCATGAGCTGGGGGCTGATGCTCGGGCAGAATCGCAATTATGTGCTCGACGCCTGGTGGGCGGTGACATTTCCAGGTGCCGCAATCTTTCTTGCCGTGCTTGCGATCAGCCTGGTCGGTGACGGTGTCAACGATGCCGTCAATCCGCGCCTGCGCCGGAGGACGTGA
- a CDS encoding PLP-dependent aminotransferase family protein gives MGKFAPLRRSEAAGATIIVPLNDFLFWGSLFQGLDRAGSFLQLQIRQMIVTAIEDGRLPLGVRMPSSRDLASLLKVSRNTIVIAYEQLVDQNFLVSRERSGYFVAGLPKQIGTPQGNGPAVAEIGCSRWNERFALRPSTFRNIVKPLDWQNYPYPFIFGQFDPTLFPTNNWRESARAALSVPEINNWARDMIDGDDPALIEQLQRQVLPRRGIRARSDEIMMTIGAQHALYLIAKLFVHPTTHVGMEDPGYPDARNIFGMLTPNVVPLRTDDQGLVPDDAFARCKLAYVTASHQCPTAVAMPLDRRVEILKIAKARDIVLIEDDYESELIAEGSELPPLMSLDRDQSVLYVGSLSKALAPGLRLGYVVAPAPVIRELRALRRLMLRHPPLNNQRVAALFIGLGHYRSHLQQVARVLLERAKLLDRLLPRFLPSCTWSRGAGSTNYWISCPADTDTTKLAHAARTEGVVIEPGDVFSMEETATRHCFRLGFSSIRTDRIEPGIERLGSVLARS, from the coding sequence ATGGGAAAATTCGCGCCATTGCGTCGATCTGAAGCGGCCGGAGCGACGATTATCGTTCCGCTGAACGATTTCCTGTTCTGGGGCTCCTTGTTCCAGGGTCTGGATCGGGCCGGCTCTTTCCTGCAGCTACAAATCCGGCAGATGATCGTGACGGCGATTGAGGATGGCCGTCTGCCGCTCGGCGTCCGGATGCCCTCGAGCCGCGACCTCGCCTCGCTTCTCAAGGTGTCGCGGAACACGATCGTCATCGCTTATGAGCAACTGGTAGACCAGAACTTTCTGGTTTCGCGGGAGCGTAGCGGATATTTCGTCGCCGGCCTGCCGAAACAGATCGGGACGCCGCAAGGCAACGGCCCGGCGGTCGCCGAAATCGGCTGCAGCCGTTGGAACGAGCGCTTTGCGTTAAGGCCGTCGACCTTTCGCAACATCGTCAAACCGCTCGACTGGCAAAACTATCCCTACCCGTTCATTTTCGGCCAGTTCGATCCAACCCTGTTCCCGACCAATAATTGGCGTGAAAGCGCGCGGGCCGCGCTGAGCGTGCCGGAAATCAACAATTGGGCCCGGGATATGATCGATGGCGACGATCCCGCCCTGATCGAGCAATTGCAGCGGCAGGTGCTTCCGCGCCGGGGTATCCGCGCCCGGTCGGATGAAATCATGATGACGATCGGCGCCCAGCACGCGCTTTATCTGATTGCAAAGCTGTTCGTACATCCGACGACGCATGTCGGCATGGAAGATCCAGGCTATCCGGACGCCCGCAATATCTTTGGCATGCTGACGCCAAACGTCGTGCCACTGCGAACCGATGATCAGGGCTTGGTTCCCGACGACGCCTTCGCGCGATGCAAGCTGGCTTACGTCACCGCCAGCCATCAGTGCCCGACAGCGGTGGCGATGCCGCTCGACCGCCGCGTGGAGATCCTCAAGATCGCGAAGGCGCGTGATATCGTGCTGATCGAGGATGATTATGAAAGCGAACTCATTGCCGAAGGCAGCGAATTGCCGCCGCTGATGAGCCTCGATCGCGACCAGAGCGTGCTCTATGTTGGCAGCCTGTCCAAGGCGCTGGCGCCGGGTCTCAGGCTTGGTTATGTGGTGGCGCCGGCTCCGGTCATTCGCGAACTTCGGGCGTTGCGGCGTCTCATGCTGCGTCATCCGCCGCTGAACAATCAGCGCGTGGCCGCGCTTTTCATTGGCCTCGGCCACTACCGGTCGCATCTGCAGCAGGTCGCCCGGGTGCTATTGGAACGCGCCAAGCTGCTTGATCGGCTTCTGCCCCGGTTCCTGCCGAGTTGCACCTGGTCACGCGGAGCTGGCAGCACCAATTACTGGATTTCCTGCCCAGCCGACACCGACACGACCAAACTTGCCCACGCCGCGCGCACCGAAGGCGTGGTGATCGAGCCGGGCGATGTCTTCTCGATGGAAGAGACGGCCACCCGCCATTGCTTCCGGCTCGGCTTCTCGTCGATCCGAACCGATCGGATCGAACCTGGAATCGAACGACTGGGATCGGTGCTGGCACGAAGTTGA
- a CDS encoding sulfite exporter TauE/SafE family protein, protein MQYLATTLNQFAASASLTPGVVLATAFSIMAAALLRGFTGFGFALAAVPLLGLFMAPSQSVPIALGLQFLGGMIDFRQASKDCHWPSLRWLIVGAVAGSPVGALVLSVVPASIARIVIATITTGAVLMLNGGFRLANIPSRPITTLVGLAAGLFNGLAAMPSPPVVVYYASGPFGRVAARASLLVFFLATSIAALVSVALVGLLDLRSLMLALLGLPIMLTGTWIGEMAFRRGSDTLHRQVSIASLGLVALGSAIKGISELM, encoded by the coding sequence ATGCAATATCTCGCCACGACATTAAATCAATTCGCCGCCTCGGCGTCGCTGACGCCGGGCGTCGTCCTGGCCACGGCGTTTTCAATTATGGCCGCTGCTTTGCTGCGCGGGTTCACCGGGTTCGGCTTTGCGCTGGCAGCGGTTCCGCTGCTGGGCCTGTTCATGGCGCCTTCGCAATCCGTTCCGATCGCGCTTGGCTTGCAGTTTCTCGGCGGAATGATCGACTTTCGGCAGGCCTCCAAGGATTGTCATTGGCCGTCGCTGCGATGGTTGATCGTCGGCGCCGTAGCCGGATCCCCGGTCGGCGCGCTGGTGCTGAGCGTCGTGCCGGCGTCCATCGCGCGCATCGTGATTGCCACGATCACCACCGGCGCTGTGCTGATGCTCAACGGCGGGTTTCGGTTGGCCAACATTCCGTCACGGCCGATCACGACGCTGGTTGGCCTGGCCGCCGGCCTTTTCAATGGCCTCGCGGCGATGCCAAGCCCGCCGGTTGTTGTCTATTACGCGTCGGGGCCGTTCGGCCGTGTGGCCGCGCGCGCTTCCTTGCTGGTGTTTTTTCTCGCCACTTCGATCGCGGCGCTGGTGAGCGTCGCGTTGGTTGGCTTGCTCGATCTGCGATCTCTCATGCTGGCGCTGCTCGGCCTTCCGATCATGCTGACGGGCACCTGGATCGGTGAAATGGCTTTCCGGCGTGGTAGCGATACACTGCACCGCCAGGTCTCGATTGCGAGCCTCGGTTTGGTTGCGCTCGGCAGCGCCATCAAGGGAATCAGCGAATTGATGTAA
- a CDS encoding CobW family GTP-binding protein, giving the protein MMAVAPTPVTVIGGFLGAGKTTFLNRLLAAGTTRYAVLVNDFGEINVDATLIERHDGTTMSLTNGCVCCSIGSGFLETLGRLLDGDERFDRIVIEASGVGDPWRIAEIALIEPELRLDGVIVIADASRITRLVDDLRVGDTVRNQFARCNVVLLSKSDLVDETDLDAARRAVLSVRPDARIEILARETMPDLSLLGNRRVSAFRADGVEDDAPDHEENFRRWAYRRDGAFDRGRLAAAIKQFPPELLRLKGACRIADEAQPLVFQMVSSDWSLSPVDRDQEAGLGSIALVGVGTRDLPPDAELEAILDGALARPARA; this is encoded by the coding sequence ATGATGGCAGTCGCACCCACTCCTGTGACGGTCATCGGCGGCTTTCTTGGTGCTGGCAAGACGACTTTTCTCAATCGCCTGCTGGCGGCCGGCACCACCCGCTATGCGGTGCTCGTGAACGATTTCGGCGAGATCAATGTGGACGCTACCCTGATCGAACGCCACGATGGCACCACCATGTCGCTGACCAATGGCTGCGTCTGTTGCAGCATCGGCTCCGGCTTTCTGGAAACGCTCGGACGGCTGTTGGATGGCGACGAGCGCTTTGACCGTATCGTGATCGAAGCGAGCGGCGTGGGCGATCCCTGGCGGATCGCGGAAATCGCGCTGATCGAGCCGGAATTGCGGCTCGACGGGGTCATCGTCATCGCCGACGCGAGCAGGATTACGCGGCTCGTCGACGATCTTCGTGTCGGTGATACCGTTCGCAACCAATTCGCCAGATGCAATGTGGTTCTGCTCAGCAAGAGCGATCTTGTCGACGAGACAGACCTGGACGCCGCCCGACGAGCCGTCCTGTCAGTCAGACCGGATGCGCGCATCGAGATCCTCGCACGCGAGACCATGCCGGACCTGTCCTTGCTGGGAAACCGGAGAGTGTCAGCTTTTAGGGCCGACGGCGTTGAAGATGACGCTCCGGATCACGAAGAGAATTTTCGACGTTGGGCCTATCGGCGGGATGGCGCGTTCGACCGAGGCCGGCTGGCCGCAGCAATCAAACAGTTCCCGCCGGAGCTTTTACGGCTCAAAGGAGCGTGCCGCATAGCAGACGAGGCTCAGCCTCTGGTTTTTCAGATGGTCTCCAGCGACTGGTCGTTATCGCCGGTCGATCGCGATCAAGAGGCCGGCCTGGGATCGATCGCTCTCGTGGGGGTTGGGACACGCGACCTACCGCCCGACGCCGAGCTTGAGGCAATTCTTGACGGCGCCCTTGCACGACCCGCACGCGCATGA
- a CDS encoding amidohydrolase has product MSQDTVVFSARRIVTMNPSRPFATHVAVRDGRILAVGSQAELAALTAGAKPDDRFRDKILLPGFVEGHSHIMEGMMWSLPYVGAGDRRSPEGKLVGGVRDIDAIIARLKKAEAALEDANTPLFAWGFDPLHIGGHMLTRQDLDRVSKTRPIMVIHASFHISNVNTIVLERAELLRATDISGVVAGKDGLASGELQGIAARFRVFRSLGGNPLSGNLTSADVNRYAASACVQGVTTITDLHNDLVDHTIELYQAVTRQPEFGVRLVPALASVSNPPEQAITKIAKLRESNNDKLHYGIVKLVVDGSIQGFTARLRWPGYHNGAANGLWYIAPEELPRIVDIYHKAGIQLHIHTNGDEATELALDAIEAAQTASPRPDHRHTLQHCQMADAALFRRMKALGVCANLFSNHLYYWGDAHYELTMGPERAARLDATGTAQRIGVPFAIHSDAPVTPLGPLFTAWCAVNRISSSGRKLGHDTEALTVEQALAAITIGAAYTLKLDGMVGSIECGKYADFAVLDDDPLAVAPDRLKDIGVWGTVVGGQVKQAPSA; this is encoded by the coding sequence GTGAGCCAGGACACCGTGGTCTTTTCGGCCCGCAGGATCGTGACGATGAATCCGTCGCGTCCGTTTGCGACCCACGTCGCCGTGCGCGACGGACGCATCTTAGCAGTCGGAAGTCAGGCCGAGCTTGCGGCGCTGACCGCGGGCGCCAAGCCTGATGATCGCTTCAGGGATAAAATCCTGCTTCCCGGCTTTGTCGAAGGACATAGCCACATCATGGAAGGCATGATGTGGTCGCTGCCTTACGTCGGGGCCGGCGATCGCCGGTCGCCCGAGGGCAAGCTGGTCGGTGGCGTTCGCGATATCGACGCCATCATCGCAAGGCTCAAGAAGGCTGAGGCTGCGCTTGAAGACGCAAACACGCCGCTGTTTGCCTGGGGATTTGATCCACTGCATATCGGCGGCCATATGCTCACGCGGCAGGATCTGGATCGCGTTTCGAAAACGCGGCCGATCATGGTGATTCACGCGAGCTTTCATATCAGTAACGTCAACACCATCGTGCTCGAGCGCGCCGAATTGCTTCGTGCGACGGACATTTCCGGTGTCGTGGCAGGCAAGGACGGATTGGCGAGCGGAGAGTTACAAGGCATAGCCGCCCGTTTCCGCGTTTTCCGGTCGCTCGGCGGCAACCCGCTGTCGGGAAATCTCACCTCCGCGGATGTGAACCGCTATGCCGCTTCCGCTTGCGTGCAAGGCGTGACCACGATTACCGATCTGCACAATGATCTCGTCGACCATACGATTGAGCTCTATCAGGCGGTCACCAGGCAGCCGGAATTCGGCGTCAGACTTGTGCCGGCGCTGGCTTCGGTCTCGAATCCGCCTGAACAGGCGATCACAAAGATCGCGAAGTTGCGTGAAAGCAACAACGACAAGCTGCATTACGGCATCGTCAAGCTCGTGGTCGACGGGTCGATCCAGGGCTTCACCGCGCGGTTGCGTTGGCCGGGCTATCACAATGGCGCGGCGAACGGCCTATGGTATATTGCGCCGGAAGAACTGCCGCGCATCGTTGACATCTATCACAAGGCGGGCATTCAGCTGCACATCCACACCAACGGCGATGAGGCGACCGAATTGGCGCTTGATGCGATCGAAGCCGCCCAGACAGCCAGCCCGCGGCCGGATCATCGCCACACCCTGCAGCACTGCCAGATGGCCGATGCGGCATTGTTCCGCCGCATGAAGGCGCTCGGCGTCTGTGCCAATCTGTTCTCAAACCATTTGTATTACTGGGGCGATGCACATTACGAGCTGACGATGGGTCCCGAACGCGCCGCGCGCCTGGACGCGACCGGTACCGCGCAGCGGATCGGCGTGCCGTTCGCGATTCACTCCGATGCGCCGGTGACGCCGCTCGGACCGCTGTTCACGGCCTGGTGCGCCGTCAACCGGATTTCGTCGTCGGGCCGCAAGCTCGGTCATGACACAGAGGCGCTCACGGTCGAGCAGGCTCTGGCGGCGATTACGATCGGGGCGGCCTACACGTTGAAGCTCGACGGGATGGTCGGCAGTATCGAGTGCGGCAAGTACGCCGATTTCGCCGTTCTGGACGATGATCCGCTGGCGGTTGCTCCGGACAGACTGAAGGATATCGGCGTCTGGGGAACGGTGGTTGGCGGACAAGTCAAACAGGCGCCAAGCGCATGA
- a CDS encoding NAD(P)/FAD-dependent oxidoreductase, with translation MNMHPAAPIAAYDPHYDPLVSDSPGRNRDYAPTYWIASAGTPPGSDGPIVHDMDTDVAIVGSGYTGLACAIFLAREFGIKATVLEANRVAWGCSTRNGGQAQNASGRLSRSQWIERWGLDTARRMHAEITDGFETFEDLVRSSPIDCEPQRGGHLYIAHRRRSLERIAAESKILNDVFGYSSRVVPLAELRREFVDEAEAVGAVHEPLGTGVHPAKLAFGYQRMARDLGARVHPGSPVQQIEQRNGAFFLRTPGGTVKARAVGIATGAYTSLGLTPVLHGRCMPILSNSLVTRPLTTAELGATGFRTTQVITDTRTLRFYYRLLPDNRVQIGSRSAITGADASHDRHFRLLVDGLHRKFPALQGIEIDYSWWGWVDVSHDMMPRIFRPDPKQNLFYALGYGGNGVSYSAQAGRRMAQMIAGQAFRGQDLPIFNSPLPGHPFAPFRRIGQRMLYRWYHLRDEAA, from the coding sequence ATGAACATGCATCCGGCCGCCCCGATCGCGGCGTATGATCCCCATTACGATCCATTGGTTTCGGATAGCCCCGGCCGGAATCGGGATTACGCGCCGACCTATTGGATTGCGAGCGCAGGAACGCCGCCGGGATCGGACGGGCCGATCGTCCATGACATGGACACAGACGTCGCGATCGTCGGCTCCGGCTATACGGGCCTGGCCTGTGCAATCTTTCTGGCCCGCGAGTTCGGCATCAAGGCCACGGTCCTTGAAGCCAATCGCGTCGCCTGGGGATGCAGCACCCGGAACGGCGGCCAGGCGCAAAACGCCTCCGGCCGATTGTCCCGCTCGCAATGGATCGAGCGTTGGGGCCTGGATACGGCGCGCCGCATGCATGCTGAGATCACGGACGGCTTCGAGACGTTCGAAGACCTGGTTCGCTCAAGCCCGATCGATTGCGAGCCGCAGCGTGGCGGTCATCTCTACATCGCGCACCGCCGGCGCAGTCTCGAGAGGATCGCCGCCGAATCGAAAATTCTCAATGACGTCTTTGGTTATTCGTCACGCGTGGTGCCGCTTGCGGAGCTGCGCCGCGAATTCGTCGACGAGGCGGAAGCCGTCGGCGCGGTTCACGAGCCGCTCGGCACGGGCGTTCATCCGGCAAAGCTCGCATTCGGTTATCAACGCATGGCCAGAGATCTCGGCGCCCGCGTGCACCCGGGGAGCCCCGTCCAGCAGATCGAACAGCGCAATGGTGCGTTTTTCCTGCGCACGCCCGGCGGCACGGTCAAGGCGCGCGCGGTCGGTATTGCGACAGGCGCGTACACCTCGCTGGGATTGACGCCCGTTTTGCATGGCCGATGCATGCCCATCCTCTCCAACTCCCTCGTCACCCGTCCGCTGACGACGGCAGAGTTGGGGGCGACCGGTTTCCGCACCACGCAAGTCATTACCGACACAAGAACGCTTCGTTTCTACTATCGCCTGCTCCCCGATAATCGCGTGCAGATCGGTAGCCGCAGCGCCATTACCGGCGCCGACGCCAGCCATGACCGACACTTCCGCCTATTGGTCGACGGATTGCATCGCAAGTTTCCGGCGCTGCAGGGCATCGAGATCGATTATTCGTGGTGGGGATGGGTCGACGTCAGCCATGACATGATGCCCCGCATATTCCGTCCAGACCCGAAGCAGAACCTGTTCTATGCTCTCGGATATGGTGGCAATGGCGTTTCCTATTCGGCGCAAGCCGGCCGCCGCATGGCGCAGATGATCGCCGGACAGGCATTCAGGGGGCAAGATCTGCCGATCTTCAATTCGCCACTGCCCGGGCATCCGTTCGCGCCGTTTCGGCGTATCGGGCAGCGGATGCTCTATCGCTGGTATCATCTGCGCGACGAAGCGGCGTAA
- a CDS encoding ABC transporter substrate-binding protein, producing the protein MSIKTYLLLGAIGLLSVFATPQSSIAQTAGNNTLVIATTQVPRHFNGAVQSGLATAMPSAQIFASPLRYDENWNPQPYLAQSWEVAPDGLSVTLHLVKNAVFHDGQPVTSEDVAFSIMAIKANHPFQTMLEAVNKVDTPDPFTAIIRLSHPNPALLLAMSPALMPILPKHVYGDGQDLKTHPANLKPVGSGPFKLTEYKQGEYYTLEKFDKFFIPGRPKLDKIVVRIVSDQNAAIVSLERGDVNALPFVTGVRDIDRLQKAPNVVVTDKGFAGVGPLNWLAFNTKKKPLDDVRVRQAIAYAANRDFIINKLMGGKATPATGPIAPGSPLDENAVETYKVDYAKAAELLDAAGYPKGADGSRFSLTIDYIPGADEQQRNVAEYLRSQLKRVGINLEVRAAPDFPTWAQRVSNYDFDLTMDTVFNWGDPVIGVNRTYLSSNIRKGIIWSNTQQYSNPKVDELLQAAAVETSPEKRKALYSEFQKIVVTDVPIYFINATPYYNAFSKGLAGLPTSIWGVMSPLDEIYWETPPKT; encoded by the coding sequence ATGTCGATCAAAACCTATCTTTTGCTAGGGGCCATCGGTCTTCTTTCGGTCTTCGCGACGCCTCAAAGCTCGATTGCACAGACGGCCGGGAACAACACCCTGGTCATCGCGACCACTCAGGTGCCACGTCATTTCAATGGCGCGGTTCAATCGGGTCTGGCTACCGCGATGCCGAGCGCGCAGATTTTCGCCAGTCCCCTGCGTTACGACGAGAACTGGAATCCGCAGCCTTATCTCGCGCAATCCTGGGAAGTGGCGCCGGACGGCCTGTCCGTCACCTTGCATCTGGTCAAGAACGCCGTGTTTCACGACGGTCAGCCCGTGACGTCGGAGGACGTTGCCTTCTCGATCATGGCGATCAAGGCGAACCATCCATTCCAGACCATGCTGGAGGCGGTCAACAAGGTTGATACGCCTGATCCCTTCACGGCCATCATCCGCTTGTCACATCCCAATCCGGCTTTGTTGCTGGCGATGTCGCCGGCCTTGATGCCGATCCTGCCGAAGCATGTCTATGGCGATGGTCAGGACCTGAAGACCCATCCGGCAAATCTGAAGCCGGTCGGATCCGGGCCGTTCAAGCTGACGGAATACAAGCAGGGCGAATACTATACTCTCGAGAAATTCGACAAATTCTTCATCCCCGGTCGGCCCAAGCTGGACAAGATCGTGGTTCGGATCGTGTCCGACCAGAATGCCGCGATCGTTTCGCTGGAGCGCGGCGATGTGAATGCGCTGCCATTCGTCACCGGTGTGCGCGATATCGATCGGCTGCAAAAGGCGCCAAACGTCGTTGTCACCGACAAAGGCTTTGCGGGGGTGGGGCCGCTGAACTGGCTGGCCTTCAACACCAAGAAAAAGCCGCTCGACGATGTACGGGTTCGTCAGGCCATCGCCTATGCGGCGAACCGCGACTTCATCATCAACAAGCTGATGGGCGGCAAGGCGACGCCCGCCACCGGTCCGATCGCGCCGGGATCGCCGCTCGACGAGAATGCGGTCGAGACCTACAAAGTCGATTACGCCAAGGCGGCGGAGCTGCTGGACGCGGCCGGCTATCCGAAGGGCGCCGACGGCTCGCGCTTCTCGTTGACCATCGACTATATTCCTGGCGCCGACGAGCAACAACGCAACGTCGCCGAATATCTCCGATCTCAGCTGAAGCGTGTCGGCATCAATCTCGAAGTCAGGGCCGCACCGGATTTCCCGACCTGGGCGCAACGCGTGTCCAACTACGATTTCGACCTGACGATGGATACCGTATTCAACTGGGGCGATCCGGTGATCGGTGTCAACAGGACTTATCTGAGCTCGAATATCCGCAAGGGCATCATCTGGTCCAACACCCAGCAATACAGCAATCCGAAGGTGGACGAATTGCTGCAAGCGGCCGCCGTGGAAACGTCGCCCGAGAAGCGAAAGGCGCTGTACTCGGAGTTCCAGAAGATCGTGGTGACGGATGTGCCAATCTACTTCATCAACGCCACGCCATACTACAATGCCTTCAGCAAGGGGCTGGCGGGGCTTCCGACCTCGATCTGGGGCGTGATGTCACCGCTGGATGAAATCTACTGGGAAACGCCGCCCAAGACCTGA
- a CDS encoding ABC transporter permease: protein MAFAAHLARQIVNAVALLLAVLVLNFCLIHLAPGDPVQVIAGEMGGASADVVAALRAKYGLDHSLVEQLFTYLGNILHGDFGYSYYFNEPVLGLIAQRLPATLYLTFSALITAVVIGTLLGVTSARRPNGIFSHAVTIFSLAGYAAPIFWTGLMLLLLFGSVWPIFPVVGMTDVVHPKLGFAYVADVVRHLVLPSLTLALVFIAQYSRLARVNMIDALSADYVRTARAKGLPEWVVIGKHALRNTLIPIATVVGLQFGNLFAGAVLVETVYSWPGMGRLVFDSILRRDYPTLLAVLFFSAMMVMIANIVTDIVYRLIDPRIRTGR, encoded by the coding sequence ATGGCTTTCGCCGCTCATCTTGCCCGGCAGATCGTGAACGCCGTTGCGCTGTTGCTGGCGGTTCTGGTGTTGAACTTCTGCCTGATTCATCTGGCACCGGGCGATCCGGTGCAGGTCATTGCGGGCGAGATGGGCGGAGCGTCGGCTGATGTCGTGGCAGCGCTCCGGGCCAAGTATGGGCTCGATCACAGCCTGGTCGAACAGCTCTTCACCTATCTGGGCAACATCCTGCATGGTGATTTCGGCTACTCCTATTATTTCAACGAACCGGTGCTCGGGCTGATTGCGCAGCGATTGCCCGCCACGCTCTATCTCACGTTCAGCGCCTTGATCACCGCGGTGGTCATTGGAACCTTGCTAGGTGTGACCAGCGCCCGCCGCCCGAACGGAATTTTCAGCCATGCGGTCACGATCTTTTCGCTGGCGGGATATGCCGCGCCGATCTTCTGGACCGGCCTGATGTTGCTACTTCTGTTCGGCTCGGTCTGGCCGATTTTCCCCGTGGTCGGAATGACCGACGTCGTGCACCCGAAACTGGGATTCGCTTATGTCGCCGACGTCGTGCGCCATCTCGTGTTGCCGTCGCTGACACTCGCGCTGGTGTTCATTGCTCAGTACAGCCGGTTGGCACGGGTCAACATGATCGATGCCCTGTCCGCCGACTACGTCCGAACCGCGCGCGCCAAGGGGTTGCCCGAATGGGTGGTGATCGGAAAACACGCTTTGCGCAACACGCTGATCCCGATTGCGACCGTCGTCGGGCTTCAGTTCGGCAATCTGTTCGCCGGAGCGGTCCTGGTCGAGACCGTGTACAGTTGGCCCGGAATGGGACGCTTGGTGTTCGATTCGATTCTGCGGCGCGACTATCCGACATTGCTGGCCGTGCTGTTCTTTTCCGCCATGATGGTGATGATTGCCAATATCGTGACCGACATCGTCTACCGCCTGATTGATCCGCGCATCCGGACGGGGCGATGA